A window from Rhizosphaericola mali encodes these proteins:
- a CDS encoding PKD domain-containing protein — MCSLSKAQSPTFNITVNNSLVTDACIGATVQFTNTSANQNHVFFWIIDGSKIKSNTNSTIYLFKTAGTYPIQLVDSTVNLTTSTPLNIHNLPIASFNISNSEICQGSSVNFTSTSTASTSIISYNWNFGDDAQITSTGATSYIYNKTGLKSTSLFVKDANGCTSLSSAIKTIKVNGSDAISFTANGNTFYSCNNTINIVNTSTATNATFTWDFGDGTTSTSNSPGDHTYSKTGVYDVSLSANISGNESCIPKIINKVYVGTPTLDISLPNSLCTNTSYNLSATSSITGIISSSSDYKWTLPSGSTVNGDSTAISFAQSGTYTIQVKNVNGCQSSSTKSITVKSAPQISLDITPNTGICTTTPVTFSLNTNDNISKYKFDFGDNKIDSIHGLSQTHTYTTGGSYNSIISVSNNQGCTVSQSTTINVSKDCIDNGAGSVYNNVFGFTSECDSKNIVTFTNKNPSKPFKSILIDGKTYAFTGNTLTVTLTKKAKDATYSVQIIFADGTLDILREIQIMDETAAFTFVNNDNSSKYCAQNNFTFNVDTSINQINISNYSWTVTDTKTNTVIYQNTGNNLTYFSTLIPDASTYKVSLTIADKRTTPCISTISKTFTTTGIVGNFRAIGDSIFCTPTGKVAIKNNSIYNKNILTSIIWNWGDGTTNKLTNLNDQDTLQHTYNYTGNASVINYIVSLQITDTSGCISTDTRNDIYKFYNGQVNFNTPDTILCSSNTIDIQNNSNISDLQTNGFTWIVGNTTQTKSDFTNFTENVNNIIFPTSYDVTLNAVYGSNITCSSQLVKNNYIRFQQPIAKFNIINESAIYTCPPYTLQLQNESSGYQDLTWTFNDTTTNTSTLDTLLYSVSTPNDYKIYLHLNGYDGCSDSTIFTFSAIGPRGTLESSTYRNCMPLNTTLTLNSSNSIVNYLWNMNDGNSFNQASPNTINYTYKNGGNYNPTVTILGRPEDGSCTNTISLDSSIYVDKKIGLAYQPDYTFCLGDTSKAQGLKLEVTYEAPTILTWSSNPINTDSSFIFNRDSIIYIKPLISTFYNINAKSLNTCPDESGTITVITRESPIISFPSKTITVSAGEYFYLNPNIVDIYNNSKYLWTPNFRLSNPYLANPQVISDIDTTYTLTLQNEYGCSTTNSIHIKVLCASSKLFMANAFTPNGDGKNDRFYVSGYGISNVKHFVIFDRWGKKVFERNNIASNDFYQGWDGTVNGKPAEPGTYMYFVDLTCTEGTNYNLKGSVVLIR; from the coding sequence TTGGAATTTTGGTGACGACGCTCAAATTACCAGTACAGGAGCCACATCATATATCTATAATAAGACAGGATTAAAAAGCACATCTCTTTTTGTAAAAGATGCTAATGGATGTACTAGTCTTTCATCTGCGATAAAAACAATTAAAGTGAATGGCAGTGATGCAATATCATTTACAGCAAATGGAAATACATTTTATTCATGTAACAATACTATAAATATTGTCAATACATCAACAGCTACCAATGCTACTTTTACTTGGGATTTTGGTGATGGAACAACTTCAACTTCTAATTCACCTGGAGATCATACTTATTCAAAAACTGGAGTTTACGATGTGAGTTTGTCTGCTAATATATCAGGAAATGAATCATGCATTCCTAAAATCATCAATAAGGTCTATGTTGGAACACCGACATTAGACATTTCACTACCAAACAGTTTATGTACCAATACGTCTTACAATTTAAGTGCAACAAGTTCTATTACTGGTATTATTTCATCTTCAAGTGATTATAAATGGACATTACCAAGTGGAAGTACCGTAAACGGAGATAGCACAGCAATTTCTTTTGCTCAGTCTGGGACTTATACAATTCAAGTAAAAAATGTGAATGGATGCCAAAGCTCCTCTACAAAAAGTATTACAGTAAAATCTGCACCACAAATATCCTTAGATATAACTCCCAATACAGGAATATGTACGACGACTCCAGTGACATTTTCATTAAATACTAATGATAATATTAGTAAATATAAATTTGACTTTGGAGATAATAAAATCGATAGTATTCATGGATTAAGCCAAACACATACTTATACTACTGGGGGTAGTTACAATTCAATTATTTCAGTCTCTAACAATCAAGGTTGCACGGTATCACAGTCAACAACCATAAACGTATCAAAAGATTGTATTGATAATGGAGCAGGATCCGTATATAACAATGTTTTTGGATTTACAAGTGAATGTGATTCGAAAAATATAGTAACATTTACAAATAAAAATCCCAGCAAGCCATTTAAATCAATCCTAATTGACGGAAAAACCTATGCTTTTACTGGTAATACATTAACAGTAACACTAACTAAAAAAGCCAAAGACGCTACCTATTCCGTGCAAATTATTTTTGCCGATGGAACCTTAGATATTTTAAGAGAAATTCAAATAATGGATGAAACTGCAGCATTTACATTTGTAAACAATGACAATAGTTCTAAATATTGCGCGCAAAACAACTTTACCTTTAACGTTGATACTTCAATCAATCAAATAAATATTTCCAACTACTCTTGGACTGTAACCGACACAAAAACAAATACTGTTATATATCAAAATACAGGAAATAATCTAACTTATTTTTCCACCTTAATTCCAGATGCATCAACATATAAAGTCAGTTTGACTATAGCCGATAAAAGAACTACGCCATGTATATCCACTATATCAAAAACTTTTACTACAACAGGAATCGTAGGTAATTTTAGAGCTATAGGAGATTCTATTTTTTGTACGCCTACAGGAAAAGTTGCTATAAAAAATAATTCAATTTATAACAAAAATATACTTACTTCTATTATCTGGAATTGGGGAGATGGCACTACCAATAAGTTAACGAATTTAAATGATCAAGACACGCTACAGCATACATATAACTATACAGGCAACGCTAGTGTTATCAATTATATAGTTTCTTTACAAATAACAGATACTTCTGGATGTATATCTACAGACACTAGAAATGATATATATAAGTTTTACAATGGTCAAGTAAATTTTAATACCCCTGATACTATTTTATGTAGTTCTAATACTATAGATATACAAAATAACTCCAATATATCAGATTTGCAAACAAACGGTTTCACATGGATAGTGGGCAATACAACGCAAACAAAATCAGATTTTACAAATTTTACTGAAAATGTTAATAATATTATATTCCCGACATCCTACGATGTAACCTTAAATGCCGTTTATGGTTCAAATATTACCTGTTCTTCACAACTCGTAAAAAACAATTATATTAGATTTCAACAGCCCATTGCAAAATTTAATATCATTAATGAAAGTGCAATTTATACTTGTCCACCTTATACTTTGCAATTACAAAATGAGTCTTCTGGATATCAAGATCTAACGTGGACATTTAATGATACCACTACAAATACAAGTACTTTGGATACTTTATTATATTCAGTAAGTACACCTAATGATTACAAAATTTATTTACATCTGAATGGTTATGATGGTTGTAGCGATTCCACGATATTTACATTTAGTGCAATTGGTCCAAGAGGAACCCTCGAAAGTAGTACATATAGAAACTGTATGCCATTAAACACGACACTTACGTTAAACAGTTCAAATTCCATTGTAAATTATTTATGGAATATGAATGATGGAAATTCCTTCAATCAAGCGTCACCTAATACAATAAATTATACCTATAAAAATGGCGGTAATTATAATCCTACCGTTACGATTCTTGGCAGACCAGAAGATGGTAGTTGTACGAATACGATTTCTTTGGATTCTAGCATTTACGTTGATAAAAAAATAGGATTAGCTTATCAACCAGACTATACTTTTTGTCTAGGAGATACATCTAAAGCTCAAGGTTTAAAATTAGAGGTTACTTACGAAGCTCCCACTATATTAACTTGGTCATCAAATCCAATCAATACAGACTCTTCATTTATCTTTAATAGAGATTCTATTATCTACATCAAGCCATTAATTTCAACATTTTATAATATAAATGCGAAAAGTCTGAATACTTGTCCAGATGAAAGTGGAACAATTACCGTAATAACTAGAGAATCTCCAATTATTTCATTTCCTTCCAAAACAATCACAGTATCAGCTGGGGAATATTTTTATTTAAATCCTAACATCGTCGACATTTATAATAATTCAAAATACTTATGGACTCCTAATTTTAGATTAAGTAATCCCTATTTAGCCAATCCCCAAGTAATCAGTGATATTGATACAACATACACTTTAACGCTACAAAATGAATATGGATGTAGTACAACAAATTCAATTCACATAAAAGTTCTTTGTGCTTCCTCAAAATTATTTATGGCAAATGCTTTTACACCAAATGGAGATGGAAAAAATGATAGATTCTATGTAAGTGGATATGGAATTTCTAATGTAAAACACTTCGTTATATTCGATCGTTGGGGCAAAAAAGTCTTTGAAAGAAATAATATTGCATCAAATGACTTCTATCAAGGATGGGATGGAACTGTAAATGGAAAGCCTGCTGAACCAGGAACATATATGTATTTTGTAGATTTAACTTGTACAGAAGGGACCAATTACAATTTAAAGGGAAGTGTTGTACTTATTAGATAG